The Kiritimatiellia bacterium DNA segment CGCCGGACGAGACGCCGCAGGTGATTGCGGAGGCCCGGCAGGGGGGGGTGCCGGTCGAGTCGGTCCGCCAGCCGCGCAATCTGGGCATCAATCCAAACCTCTGCGCAGCGCTGGAGATGGCACGGGGGCGCTTCGCCTGGCTGCTCGGCGACGATGAGCTGCTGCAGCCCGGCGCGATCAGGACGGTGTTGGACTGGCTGCGTCGCCATGATCCGGGCCTGCTGCTGTTGTTCGACGCGCGCTACCCGCGGGCGCTGCCACGCCCGGCGGTCTATTCGGACTACCGCAGTTTCGCGGCCGACTGCGTGCGGCGGGATCCGGCGGCGCTGACCGAGCACACGCTGCTGTCGAGCAACGTTGTGCGGGTGGACTGCTATGACGCCGCGTTTGCGCGCGCGTCGCTCGAGACGGACTTTCCGCACATGTTTGGGATGATTCGCGGTCTGCGGCGCACCGGGGCGCCGGTGGTGGTGCCGGACGCGCCGGTGATCATGACGCGGGAGGACCGGCCGCCGCCACCGGACGGGCGCTGGGTGCCGATCGATCGCAAATGGCGGGATTATCTGAGCTGGTTGCGCGCGGAACTCGAGCTGCCGGAGATTGATCCGCTGGCGCCGACGCGGCTGGCGCGCCGCGCGATGCTCGGCTCGATCGCGCGGGATCCGTGGCGGTTTGTGCGCCAGCACTGGCGTTCAGCGTTTCGCGCTTCCGCGTGGCGGTTTCTCTGGGACCGTCTGCGCCTGGGGCGTGACCGCTAGCGGGGCGAGGGTGGCGAGTGCAGCGCCTGGCTCAGGCGGGCGCGGCGCTCGCGGTCCACCGCGTACCGCGCGCGAAGTAGGCCGATCGCGTTCCCGGCGGTGGAGACCAGCCCCGCCGGCGCGTGGAGCAGCCAGTCCGGATCGCGGGCGAGCAGCGCGCGGATCAATCCTTCGACCGCGGGGCCGACCACCGTCGAGAAATACAGCAGCGCGGCGAGTTTGCGGAGCACACCGCCCGCGTCCCAGGTGGCGGGCGCCTCTTCGCGGCGTAGCGACCGGATGATCATTGCGCGTTGGCGCTTGCGGAAGTAGTCCGACCACGTCGTCACGTAGTGGTGCCAGATGCCGCAGCCGCGGATCTTGATCAGAGTGCGCACACCGCGGCGCATCAGCTCCGGGAAGAACACCGCCTCGTGGTAGGGCCGGTCGGCGGGCAGCGCGGCCAGCCGCTCGCGCGGGAAGATGAAGCCGTTGGCGCCGGTCGGGTAGGCGCCGTCGGCGGGCAACTCGAACACCTCGACATCGCCCGGTTCCACCGCGCGCCGCCGCAGCCGGCCGGCGAGGAATCGGGCGTAGGGGTCGCTGATCTGGAGGCAGGAGGTCAGATAGCGATTCAGCCGGCTGTGGCATGGACATTTGAGATAGTACGACTCGAACCCCAGCGCCTCGGGGTGACGCTCCAGCGCGGCGAGCGCCCGGCCGAGCCAGTCGGTGCCGACGATTTCGTTGTCCGCGTCGAGCAGCGCGATGTGGCGGCCGCGCGCCGCCGCCATGGCCCGACGCTTCGCAGCCTCGGCGAGCTCGCCACGGGCGTCGAGAACCGTGGCGCCGTAGGCGCGCGCGATCTCGACGGTGCGGTCGCGCGAGCCGCCGTCCGGCACGAGAATTTCCACGCGAGCCGGGTCGAACGCCTGCCGGCGCACCGAGGCGAGACAGCCGGACAGCAGCGCTTCCGCGTTCAGAGTCGGAATGACGAAGGAGACGTCGATCTGCACGCTGCGCAGCGTAGGCGACGGGGGTGTGGCGGACAAGCGGTCCGGTCGCTTCGGTCAACCGGGCGGCGAGCGGGCTGCGCCACGATCCCACTGCAGCAGCCGCCGTTCGCCTTCCAGCGCGCGGATGCCGGTGACGTCCTGGGCCACTTCGATGCAACCGCGGTAACCGCCGGCCGCGTCGCGGACCGCAAAGTATCGGATGTGAAGGAACCGCCCCTGGCGGTTCTGCATCCAGAACTCGGCGACGTCGCGCCGGCCGGCCCGGAACTCGTCGAGGATTTCCTGCACCATGGGCAGGCTCTTCGGTGGATGGCAGTTCTGTACTTTGCGGCCAATCACAGCGGGCGAACGGGGGAACACACGGTGGGGTGTTTCGTTGTAGAAGCGGACCTCGTCATGCTCGTCCACGAACGAGATTTCCACGGGCAGGTGGCGGAAGATCAGGTTGATTTGCTCGAGCGAGAGGCGGCCCACATCGAGCGGAAGACCCTCCGAAACAGGGGGCGGCGGTTCCTGGGACACATCGCCCGGCCGCTCCGCGGCGGACGGCCAGAGGGCGGCGGGGGGCGTCCAACCGTAGCCGAGGGTATCTTCGCCGCGGCGGAGCTCCGCCCACTCGTCCGGTGTGAGCGTCGCCAGCGCCAGCGGAAACAGAATCTTTTCCTCTTTGTACACCATCTCGGCGAGCGCGCGGGCGGCCGCGGGCGCGTCGGCCGCCCAGCCGGCACGATCGCCCCGTTCGAGAGCGGTGCGGAGCGATTTCAGCGCGGATCGGATTTCGTCGTGGACCGCCCACATCACCTGGGAGGGGCCGGTGATGCCATGGCGTTCCAGCAGTGGAAACCACTGGTTTTCCTTTCGACGGTAGTGCAGCTCGATGCGGTCAAACTCCGCGGCGAGCGCATGTGCGCGCGCGGCAAACGCGTCCTCGGTGAGGTCCGCAGCGAAGCGGCCCAGTTCCGCCAGGTCGGCGGCGATCTGTTCGATGCGGCGGTTCTCCGCCGCGGCGGTGTGGATCGGATGGCCCGGCGGCGCTTCGACCGCGGCATGCCGGTCGAGCGCGGCGCGCAACGCGCCGACGTGCAGATCGCACAGACGCTGAATCTCCGCCACCGGCAGCCCCTCGCGGATGAGCTGCTGCTCCAGCTCGGCGATCTCCTGCGCAGAGACGTCGCCGAGCTCCGCGGCGAACCGCGCGCGGGCGCGCTCGAGATCGCCGCCTTCGTGCAGCGAACGGATGATCGCCCGCAACGTTTGCAGCCGCTGCTCCCGTGGGTCCGCGGAGGCGCTG contains these protein-coding regions:
- a CDS encoding glycosyltransferase family 2 protein, translated to MRPYLTICIPTYHRARFLREMLGTIARQLREGGWDAATVAVAVSDNGSPDETPQVIAEARQGGVPVESVRQPRNLGINPNLCAALEMARGRFAWLLGDDELLQPGAIRTVLDWLRRHDPGLLLLFDARYPRALPRPAVYSDYRSFAADCVRRDPAALTEHTLLSSNVVRVDCYDAAFARASLETDFPHMFGMIRGLRRTGAPVVVPDAPVIMTREDRPPPPDGRWVPIDRKWRDYLSWLRAELELPEIDPLAPTRLARRAMLGSIARDPWRFVRQHWRSAFRASAWRFLWDRLRLGRDR
- a CDS encoding glycosyltransferase; this translates as MQIDVSFVIPTLNAEALLSGCLASVRRQAFDPARVEILVPDGGSRDRTVEIARAYGATVLDARGELAEAAKRRAMAAARGRHIALLDADNEIVGTDWLGRALAALERHPEALGFESYYLKCPCHSRLNRYLTSCLQISDPYARFLAGRLRRRAVEPGDVEVFELPADGAYPTGANGFIFPRERLAALPADRPYHEAVFFPELMRRGVRTLIKIRGCGIWHHYVTTWSDYFRKRQRAMIIRSLRREEAPATWDAGGVLRKLAALLYFSTVVGPAVEGLIRALLARDPDWLLHAPAGLVSTAGNAIGLLRARYAVDRERRARLSQALHSPPSPR
- a CDS encoding DUF438 domain-containing protein, which produces MGRVDNPPVRADRSSMTITPDTTVHELLRHHPELLDTLTALSPRFGVLRNPVARATLARTATLRRVAELGGLPLEDLLRTLSAAIASTPRPPGASASADPREQRLQTLRAIIRSLHEGGDLERARARFAAELGDVSAQEIAELEQQLIREGLPVAEIQRLCDLHVGALRAALDRHAAVEAPPGHPIHTAAAENRRIEQIAADLAELGRFAADLTEDAFAARAHALAAEFDRIELHYRRKENQWFPLLERHGITGPSQVMWAVHDEIRSALKSLRTALERGDRAGWAADAPAAARALAEMVYKEEKILFPLALATLTPDEWAELRRGEDTLGYGWTPPAALWPSAAERPGDVSQEPPPPVSEGLPLDVGRLSLEQINLIFRHLPVEISFVDEHDEVRFYNETPHRVFPRSPAVIGRKVQNCHPPKSLPMVQEILDEFRAGRRDVAEFWMQNRQGRFLHIRYFAVRDAAGGYRGCIEVAQDVTGIRALEGERRLLQWDRGAARSPPG